One stretch of Arachis hypogaea cultivar Tifrunner chromosome 20, arahy.Tifrunner.gnm2.J5K5, whole genome shotgun sequence DNA includes these proteins:
- the LOC112784856 gene encoding zinc finger CCCH domain-containing protein 38 isoform X5, with amino-acid sequence MGASCKYVHHNNSDEYGKGTLDELTRERENDGRRRDNSFEQGGGHMPSRSGDTLCKFFANGNCRNGKHCRFSHDRQDRSLRDDRWGSNLSGDHQTLDRPKLSDSASPTRRLRSDRWGTDGIMADKDKVWDSPNRNDIATYDSAKLVEEKPGNIGATEHEQTVWPVKEGWGHSLDQSSVQGEPPFLSDKKEADHWIADNAGASIPVSQSVAADIWPGDAKMSPDWNYRAGSSTRTEVEHGQNDRGLTQGSTYPATTEHDRIHVPGQGFNQNVQNVNLLHLPSCHAVGQNQVTVPILPSRAGIPEGMQKQEVCVEKKYTAEPNITGEGSSQISSSNPSTQDTVSKEQLAQLSNLSASLAHILGSGQQLPQLYAALNSHNTNDTPSLANTEVPAMPVSNTYVKPDPAVGFVKQYDPMSDSVDLNDADASGICPVISPSKKSANIEISSLLSNTGKQNCGDTSKAPSSEEQPAKNEHLTQLQPGQNIEIQKETNEAVADDKPNPQDDHKITKENGPSENIDHNGVEANKSKDVKGIRAFKFSLVEFVKELLKPTWKEGKITKDDYKTIVKKVVDKVTGTMQGAHIPQTQEKIDHYLSFSKPKLNKLVQAYVEKVHKA; translated from the exons ATGGGAGCATCATGCAAATATGTGCATCATAACAATTCTGATGAATATGGTAAGGGTACTCTGGATGAATTAACTAGAGAAAGGGAAAATGATGGAAGGCGCAGAGATAATTCTTTTGAGCAGGGTGGTGGCCACATGCCAAGCCGCAGTGGTGATACCCTTTGCAAATTTTTTGCTAATGGAAATTGTCGTAATGGTAAGCATTGTAGGTTTTCCCATGATAGGCAAGACAGAAGCTTAAGGGATGATAGATGGGGAAGCAATCTTTCTGGAGACCATCAGACCTTGGATAGACCAAAATTGAGTGATTCAGCTAGTCCTACTAGAAGGCTTAGAAGTGATAGATGGGGCACAGATGGCATTATGGCTGATAAGGATAAAGTATGGGACAGTCCAAACCGGAATGATATAGCTACCTATGATTCAGCAAAGTTGGTTGAAGAAAAACCTGGAAATATAGGTGCCACTGAGCATGAACAAACTGTATGGCCTGTGAAGGAAGGATGGGGTCATAGTTTAGACCAGAGCAGTGTGCAGGGTGAACCACCATTTTTAAGTGATAAGAAGGAAGCTGACCATTGGATAGCAGACAATGCTGGTGCCAGCATTCCCGTTTCCCAGTCCGTAGCTGCAGACATCTGGCCTGGGGACGCAAAAATGTCTCCTGATTGGAATTATAGAGCAGGATCTTCCACCCGTACGGAAGTAGAGCATGGACAGAACGATCGTGGGTTAACTCAAGGAAGTACATATCCAGCCACCACTGAACATGACAGAATACATGTTCCAG GGCAAGGTTTTAATCAGAATGTGCAAAATGTTAATCTTTTGCATTTGCCAAGCTGCCATGCAGTTGGACAAAATCAAGTGACAGTTCCCATTCTTCCTTCAAGAGCAGGAATTCCTGAAGGTATGCAAAAGCAAGAAGTCTGTGTTGAGAAAAAGTACACTGCTGAGCCAAATATCACAGGTGAAGGCTCATCACAGATTAGTTCAAGTAATCCTTCAACACAGGACACAGTAAGCAAAGAACAGCTTGCTCAACTTTCCAATCTCTCAGCCTCTCTTGCTCACATCCTTGGATCTGGTCAGCAGCTGCCACAACTTTATGCTGCCTTAAATTCTCATAATACAAATGACACTCCCTCCTTAGCCAACACGGAAGTGCCTGCTATGCCTGTTTCCAATACGTATGTCAAGCCAGATCCTGCTGTTGGATTTGTAAAGCAGTATGATCCAATGAGTGATAGCGTTGACCTAAATGATGCTGATGCAAGTGGAATCTGCCCAGTTATTTCTCCAAGTAAAAAAAGTGCAAATATAGAAATTTCATCACTGTTGTCTAACACTGGGAAACAAAATTGTGGTGATACTTCTAAGGCCCCCTCCTCAGAAGAACAACCTGCCAAGAATGAACATCTGACCCAATTGCAGCCAGGTCAAAACATTGAGATACAGAAGGAAACCAATGAAGCGGTAGCTGATGATAAGCCAAATCCTCAAGATGATCATAAAATTACAAAAGAGAATGGTCCTTCAGAAAACATAGACCACAATGGTGTTGAGGCCAATAAAAGCAAGGATGTGAAGGGGATTCGTGCTTTCAAATTTTCATTGGTTGAGTTTGTTAAGGAGCTTCTGAAACCAACTTGGAAAGAAGGAAAAATCACTAAAGATGATTATAAAACAATTGTGAAGAAGGTTGTAGATAAAGTAACCGGTACCATGCAGGGAGCCCACATTCCTCAGACTCAAGAGAAAATTGACCATTATTTGTCGTTTTCGAAACCAAAGCTTAACAAACTTGTACAG GCATATGTGGAAAAGGTTCACAAGGCCTAG